The genomic DNA cgaatggtcaaacATAATCAGTAAAAATCAACAAATACTTATATTTTAGGACGGGGGTAGTAGTTCTTTGTTCCCCGCAGTTCTGTTGGCCCCGAGACCGAGAACCTCAACGCTGGATGAACATGGCGCAGTTGCCGCAGAGGATTGAGATTCAGGCTTTGTTTAGATGTGTAAATTTTTGGATGtaaaatactgtagcactttcgtttgtttTTTGTAATTATTGTCCCACCATATGTTAActaagctcaaaagattcgtctcgtaaattacaaacaaactgtgtaattagttattttatttagctaaatTTAATACTTTACGTATGcgttcaaaaattcgatgtgatagaaaatcttataaagttttggaattttgaagacaTCTAAACAAGGCTCGGACAAGTGCGTGCGTCCAGAGAAAGACGGCAGAGCGGACAGCTCCCCAGAGAAAGACACCGTCCGCaacgtttagttctcaaaattttcacaCATTACCCGTCATATCGAGTTTTcagacacatacatgaagtattaaatatagttgaaaaaaataactaattacacagtctaactgattaatacaagatgaatctaatagtGTTAATTGATCAATGATtaaacattaattatcaaataacaacaaaatatgttACTGTAtccaaatccaaactttttcaccaacaaaACCCCGGGCTTCGAGAGCACACTGCGAAAGTGCGAATCGCCGGCACCAGCCCCGTCAGCCGTCGCCCGTCGGTGTCTCGTAGTCGCAGCAGAGATTCTCAGAGCACACAACGGTCGTCGGTCAACGACCGCCGGTCACGGGAGGCGTCGCGACGGCGGGGTTTGGAATCCTCGAGCGcggcgccccgccgcgcgcggcccgGCTGCTTGCTacccaaaccctaaaccctcCTGGCCGCATGGGCCGGTCCACGCCACGTGCACCCCGCCCGCTGCGCTTGTTCGCCCGTGAGCCCaacccagccagcagccacgGCCAAATGAAAAGGGAGCAGCCCTGCCTGCGCGCGGCACGGCAAAGCGAAAAAGCGGCGAGCGAAAGGGGTCGGGTGGGCAGCCTGGCATCCCATTCCTGCCTTGGCCCTTCCTCCTCGTCCCTCTCCGACGGGCGAGCCGGGATTCTCTCCTTTTGGGGGTTTCCCCACCCGCACTCGCACTGCCACTGCCTGCACGCGCTCCGACTCCACGGTCCGTCCACTCCCGCGGCCCCTCCCCGCCTCACcgggcggccgcgcgcgcggctcgatgcggcggcgcctcgcgccggcgctgctcctcctcgccgccgcgctgcttcTGGCGGCGAGCCCGACCCCTGCGGCGATCGCGGCAGGTAAGCGCCCGCCGAGTTCACTCCCCTCTGCCTCCCCTCCTTTGCCGCTCCCGTGCCGCGGTAGTAGGCCTTGCGGGTGCGTAGGCCAAGCGGGCGCTCGCTTCGCACCCGGTGATCGCTGGGTTTGGGGAGGAACTGATATGGTGGGGGcctgcgtggcggcggcggcggcggcggctgtgctCGCCTGTGGAAGCAGAACTGCAGAAGCACACTTCCCTCAACCGGTGCTTCGATTTCGTTTTGCTCTTTGCTCCCATGTCTCTCTCTACCTGGTAGTGACTCGGAGTTCATGACACCTTTTTTTCCTGCTGGAGATTGTCGGTGACGATTCTGCATTTCCGGCTCGCATTAGTGCCTCAGGGCTGCATTATTAGAAGCCCAAATGATTGAGGTCATTACGTTTTCTCCCCGAGGGTTTGAGGCGGGGTCACCTCGCTGGTGAGCAATGGCATAAGCAGAAATTGTTCGGGCGCGGCGCATGCGTCGTCTGCCATGGGGGACCCCGCTTCGCTCGCAGCTTGGAGTCCTCGCGCCATTCAATTCGCCTTACCGAATGGGGTTGCTGTACTCTGCTGGGCTGCACAGTTGCCTGTGTGCCTTTGGGACCGCTCAGGCCTCTCTCGGCTTGGTTTCGTAGCCGTTGGATGTTGCTCTCCCCATGTTCCTCCGTCCTCTCACTTGGGGTTACTGAATCACGAATTTGTTTTGACTTCGCTTTCACCTGATGTTTTCACGTGGGATGTTTAGACTTGTGCTCTATAGAATACTGCTGAATAGTTGAATTTCTTGACTTGAATCCATACACGCTTATCTCGATGAAATCAGGGGCTGGATTTGGAATTTATTGCATGTTCTGTTGGTCATACAAGATACTATCTCTTGTACTGGTCGTGTGATCTGAGGCATTCACTTCAGTTTCTGTTTTCTAAGATGCGATTCGCGCCATGAACAGAAAGAGCAAGCTGCACGACTTCATTGCATATTTTGTTCTTTCTCCGTAATATCTGCCCCCAATTTCAGTAAAGCTATGGAGTGATTAGGGTGCTCTTCAAAagttagttattatttttaagCTTCCTTGTATCTGTACATTTGCAGCACCAGCCATTATTCATAACCATTCTTCCATCATGCAGATTGCCCTTTGGATTTGAGTTGGCCCAACTACGGACTGATAGGTTCCGTCTGCTCGGATCAAAATGGACACTCAAAGTGTTGCCGCTACATCAATGCTGTTCTTGCGGTTTCATCTGCCATGTATGCAAACACAACAGGCACACTTGGGGTTCCAGATGAATTTTCTGATGCCTGCATTGCCAATATCTCTGATACATTGGTGTCCAAGGGGATACTGCCCACTGCCGCTTCGTTCTGTGGCCTTGGGATCAAAATTCAAGTGTCCTATCAATGTGTTGGGATGACCACCATCGTTCAGATGTTGCAGTCTCCTAATTTCAGTGATGTCACAAGAAGCTGTGCAACTACACTTTCGGATGATATCACTTGCAAGAGGTGCTTAAACTCTGGTCTGTCGTACCTCCGCCATCTCGTGGGGGAACAAGATAATGTCACGTTGAATACCTGCCGTGATGCTGCTTTTGTTGCATTTGTGAGTCAAGGGAATATATCTACTGTTGATACGGCTGGTTGCTTTTTTAGCGTTCAGGGGCTTAGTGCTCTTCAAGGTTTGCATATTTGATAAAATCAACTTGCCTTCCTTTTCTGTAGAATGACCAGTGTCATCAGAATTTTGTTGGGCAGAAATTCTCTTAGATTCTGTAAACTTAACCATGCTACTTCTTCCTGTCATAAATGGCTTTTCTTTCTGTTTCGTGGAGTGAGTCACCTTAAATCATAAGCCTGGCACCTCACATGATCATTTCATAGGGTTTTTTTTCAATGGATAAATACCAAATGATTATGTGGATATTTCTTCTAATTCGGCGAAGCAAGTTTATACGTGTCACTATTCTAATATAAATAAGTAACAGTAGGTATCCATCTTCAAACATTCATAATAAGCATTATTAGTACCACTGTTCTGATGATATTTAGCTTTTGTTGTAGTAAGGTATGAACAAACTGCTTGTTTAATCTTTGCGTTTGTTCATATTAAAAAGTTATATATTTCTATATATTGGTTGCAAAGATGAGCTACTGCTTTACATCTGCttttgttatgcaaatttttagcCGTATTTCTTATACTTTAGGTACTTATGTGTATTAAAATGCACTGTCCTAAAAGTATCTGCTTATTGTAGTTCAGTCGTTTGTAGCTTGGCCTTGTCCAATATGTGACCTCACTATTGAATATGTAATGCAGCGAACATCTCTGGACCGGCCCCTGATGGACTTCTTGCGCCTGATATATCTCCCAGTCCACTTACGGTGCAAGTTCCTGTAGTGCCACCCAAACATCATCGCAGCTACAAGCTTGTTCTATTCCCAGCTATTGGAGCTTTGGTCACAGGACTAGCCATTCTACTAGTGATAATACTGATTCTGCTAATCCGTAGAAAGTATAAAGAACTCAAAAAGATAGAAGGAAATAACCCTATGGATGCATGGAGTTTCTCTGGTGTTAAGAAGAGCCAAGAAGGTAAGAATTTcctgattttttttgttgtgcTGCTGTAGTTCTTTCATGAATATTTGCTCATTTGGATGTCCAACTGCTTTAAAAATTAATGAGGTTTATGTTGCATACAAAACAAGTGCTGGGTACTAGCTTACCAATCCTTAGCAAAATATGGCTGATTTTAGATGACACAAAACTCATTTATGAAATTGTTGTGCAAGTGATGATATGGGAATGAGAGCTGTAGCCCACGGGCCATGGCAAACATGAGGGAAAATATAAGGCCCTAGGTCCCGTATGTTTGGCTGCTTCCATGCTGTCTGAATTAAATATAAAGATGCCCCGTTACACACCAATATCTTGTCAGTTAGGTATGCCATTTGTACCCATTATcctaaataaaaaactaaactACCTAGGTGGAGCCAGGATTAACTAATTAAGAAGGAAATTCAAGCCGAGGACTGAACTCACAAGCCACACCTCCCAAAATTGAGCTAGGCGCAGTTCCTTTTAACCATTATCCTGAAGTTATTAACCAACAATATGGAAAATTGTGTGTggtctgattttttttattgtacAAGGCATCACACTTAAAACTTTGATGGACTTCCTGCAATTTCGGAAACTTATGGTTGAAAACTGGATAGATTTGCCTGAGGCTGATTCTTCAAATTATTTTACAATCAGAATTGATTCAAGAGCCATTTCAATTTTATTTGCCTAACAGGAGCTTTTTTGCAGGTAATTCTACCATTTTTGGCAGATTTAGTTACAGAGAAATGAAGAAAGCAACAAGGAACTTCAGCACAGTGCTAGGAGGAGGTGAAAATAGTACAGTATTCAGAGGCCAACTGGCTGATGGATCTGTGGTTGCTATCAGACGCATTGATAGTTCGCCGAAACAAAGTCAGCAAGAATTTTGTAAGGAAATGGAATTTCTTGGGCGGTTGCATCATCGACATCTTGTTGGACTAAGAGGCTTTTGTTTAACAAGATTTGAGAGGTCAATATCTGTCACACTAAAATTCAGATATCCACCAATTTACAGTTCTTACAGCCCTGTAATCCAGGTTCCAGGTGCATGAATACATGGAAAATGGAAGCCTTCAAGATCACCTACATTGTAATATGTCATGTTTCGTTCTCATTTGTCTTATGGCACATTATTTTTTGAATTGCATACTGAAAAGCATCTGACTCTTTGCAGCGCCAAGTAAACATCTTCTACCATGGAAAAACAGGATCCAAATTGCCATTGATGTTGCTAATGCTTTGGTGAGTTTCAGGAAAACAGTGATCtcgatttcttttctttttttttctctttgttCAGAAGTCATCGATCCTTATAGTGCTCAACACATTAGTTGTTTCTTATAATTTGATCAATATGTGTCAAGTCTACATAAATCTTTATCAAGCTCATTGTCATGACTGAATATATTTCAAATGTTCTCTTGAACTTGTTCATAATGTTTGGTTACAGGAGTACCTTCATTTCTATTGTGATCCTCCACTATACCATGGAGACGTCAAGCCTAGCAATGTCTTCTTAGATAAGAATTACCTTGCGAAGGTAATTGGTGCAAAACTTTGCCACAGTTTACAATCCTTACTACGCGTAAACCAACTGTATGCGTTTCAACAGCTTGTCGGTGGTGGTCTCGTGCACCATTGCACAAGCAGTCGCAATACAACTCCCAGTTCCACCCCAGTGAATGTCAAGATCCAAGCAACTCCTGGTAAGGCACACTTTGTTTCCTCATCTCAGATGACCTATTAGGGCGTTTCATGGCTTTTTTGATACACTCAATAAAAAAGAATCAATTTCATGAGTACTGTACTGTGTACTAGTATCTCAGTAGCAATGTCATCAAATCTCATGTGAGCAGGGTACGTAGACCCCGAGTACGCGGTGACCCAGGAGGTGACCCCGAAGAGCGACGTGTACGGCTACggcgtgctgctgctggagctggtgACGGGGAAGCCCGTGGTCCAGGGCGAGCGGAGCCTCGTGGAGTGGTCCCGCGAGCTGATCGGCACGGACTGCCGGCTCCACGAGCTGGTGGacccggcggtggcgggcgcgTTCGACCTGGACGAGCTGCAGGTGGTGGCGGACGTGATCCACTGGTGCACGCAccgcgacggcgcggcgcggccgtccATGAAGCAGGTGCTGCGCATCCTGCACGAGCGCCTTGACCCGCTGTCcgggcggttcgcgcgcgccgtggAGGGCGAGGAGGGGTACTACTactgcgccgccggcgggcgggcCAAGGGGAAGCGGACCGTCGGCGATGCCGCGGTCCCGttcagcggcgaggcggcgcggtcGTGGCTGCCGTCGTCGAGCAGCACGTCCCGGTCGCACTGCAGCCGCAGCGTGCTGCTGGAGTGCAGCTCGCCCGAGCAGCAGctgtccccgccgccggcccacgTCAACGCCGCGTTCCCGGCCTGACGCCGGCCCGGGCGGTGCAGCCCGTTCTTTTTGGTCTGTGGTGGTCTGGTGGAGctagcggcggcgagggctacTTGCTCCGTTTTGCTCTGTTGCGTCGACGGATTCTGCAGGCCTCCTGCCGCCACTCCACTGGGTTTATTAACCACACGGAGTGAAtcagtttagtaccatggcaTCAGCTAcagggatgtcatttcaacaaacaggcaccaccacgacctttcggtaaacatatagttcatatcttaattataaaataaaaccataactgcactagtcaaaagcataactctaacattaatCGTAACAAAACAAGGTATGTACTTGGAATTGTAAGATCTATGACTTGGCAGGCcctgttgcttttgggtgctcttctacatcaatcgcgatgtcaatatttgcaaaacactcttctagatcgtccaaccacgtagGCGGGACGACGCGAGGCtctacggcatccccactgataggaagacccagcagcatcgcaacgtcctgtagggtcggtgtcatctccccacaagggaggtggaaggtgtttgtctcaggcctccatctatcGACCAGAGCTGTCAGTAGGGACCTGTCTAGCTTTACTGAACCACTCTCTGCAAGACGacctatagtaagaagaccagcctcactcaacctgaaaaatagaacgatcaaaggtaagtacattatgtacgaaacatatacgaaacaaacgtattcttagaaacataatccgacgacatatcacctggtcacccatcgtgggtcaacaggaataaactccgctggtggacgtggacgcagcacgttaagtttcacgcgctgaaccactgcaaggaaggaccggtgtgacgagtctatgactccgtcaagtagagctggcgtatctttggccatacctaacacaaaaaaatataagttttttatattttctacaatttttctgcatttttctacaatttatctttaagttttcataaacttttctaacattttcttgcatttcctacaatttttgtacaatatatttttctaaatatatttttgtaacattttctaaatttttctgcattttctacaatttatctgaatgtttcatatacttttctagcattttctacaatttctgactactaatcaataccacaaaattggttggtaaacctaattgctttttctaaaaactaatcttaattctacctaaattatattaaaaacattacctaaatcgctaaaatatcattaatgctgcatacactaattatagaattaaacatacaaaaaatttaaatcgagaaaattgagaaatatttattacctgcggtTAGGATCTAAAATCCGGCAGGACTTCGTCATTaaaactccctccctcacccctcctctctcccttccGCTCTCTGGATGAcgtgggaagcaaatgagggACGGCAGCCTCCCGCCAAGGGCCTCCgtgcaaataatttttttatttacatataagtccctgtCGGGCGGCAGCCCCGTGTAAAATGTGAAATTGAAAATGTATTtgtgtaaaaaatgtttttaaaaaatataaaaatataaaagacGCACCATTTTTCGAGGAGACTATTCATGGTATGGTTCTTGGTGGCTCGTGATGAGTGATGACTgacggccgggccgggccggcgcaGGGCAGAGGATCCTGCCTGTGAGATCGGGAGTGATGGGTGTGGAAAGCGAGGTGCCACGCGTGAGAGCGACTGACTGGTGCCTTGACTCTCGTTGGTTCGGTTCCCTAGGTGCTGGTGGTTGCTTGCCATTGATCGCTGCAATGATGGCCTTGTTTGGCATTTCACGAAAATAGGGCGCAcgtttttttaaaacaaaatttcgcatgcatgaagtagggaataaagtctatttgtaaaaaaaatttagagatgTGTATAATTTTtcatgaagaatctaataacggtaattaatcgatgattggctacagtgatgctatagtaactatTTTTTAATCTCGCGGTCAAAGGTTTTATTAGAATCTTCAAGGTCACTAGCACGGGgttctggagtttgttttgtaAACTGTTTTTATTTGATATCATAATTACTGATCAAAATGTCATTATCCATTAGCACGCTAAAATTCTAGTGCGAATCAAACGAGGCCGATGTGAGTGTGAACATGACTACGCATTCAAGTCGCCTGATACAAGCTTCACCACCAGGATACTCTTGGCCTACTCTCCCAGCGTTACTCCGACGCGCGGCGCCTGTTGTTTCCGTTTTGAGAGGTGAGAGCGCACCGCAAGTCTCCAAGTTTCGTGCGCGGCTCTTCTTAGGGATGACCGGATGAGCCAACCCATAGCTGCGCAGTGCGCACCGGCGGCGTGCGGACAACGCCGCGGTGGTGCGGTACTAAGGCCCGTTTTAcatgtttttgcaaaaaaaatttgcgtgggaatcttgccaatttgaagtactaaatgaagtctatttacaaaacttttttgcacagatgagtaaatcgcgagacgaatctaatgatgctaattaattcatgatttatcaataattagtggatggttattgtggcatcactgttgcaaatcatgaattaagtaggctcactagattcgtctcgcgatttacagccaaaccatgcaaaaagttttgtaaatagacttcatttagtacttcaaattaacaagattcctttacacttttttgcgtttacgacttttttgcgtttacggggtgggaacaGTGGGGAACGGTATGGTTCCTGCAGGATGCGGGAGCGTAAAAAAACGCTGCAGCGGCACACTCTATAGCTTACGGTATGCTTCCGCACGCTCGGACTCACGCCAAATCTGGCGGGGGAGTGGACGCCCGCTGCGCGGCCACGGTGGCGCGGGGCCATGCGTCCGCGCGCGTCCCAATGGCCGTGGAGGTCCTGCGGCGTGGCGAGgagagccggcggcggcttgtggccggaggagggaggccgGGGAAGCTCGCCGTCGCTGTTGAGCCGCAGCTCGCGGAGAGGGCCGGCCTGTGCGAACGCCGAGGAAAGGGAGACGgcggccgcgccatggccgcctcccctgcagcccCGCGCGCGCACTGTGAAGGAGGGTCAGCGAGCGGACTGGCCGCCGTGGATCACGCACCGGCCGCCGGAACGCGCACCCCGACACACGGGAGGGAGCTCCGGTGAGGGAAGGAGGCCGGCCAAGCTCGGGAGGGCGCGgatccggccaccaccgccggtgggagctcgggagggaggggggaggagggagggaggaaggagggggcggcgccccGGAGGAGCCGCAGGCATGGGGTTggccccgcccccccccccccccccccgccacgcgccggtcagcgccgccgccatggccccgcggcggagctcgaggagacCGCGCGTGGCCGCCGCGCATGCCGTCCCGCACACGCGCCATGGCCATCCCGCGACGAGGAGGAGCCGACGCCTCCGCCGGAGATAGGGAggacgaccggcggcggcggcggtgcgcgcgcgcgagcaggagctccgccgccgcggccggcccgcGCGCGAGCTGGAGAGCTCCGTCGGCGCGGGCGGAGGGAGCGGCGTCCGGCCGG from Panicum virgatum strain AP13 chromosome 7N, P.virgatum_v5, whole genome shotgun sequence includes the following:
- the LOC120682878 gene encoding probable receptor-like protein kinase At1g49730 isoform X2, with protein sequence MRRRLAPALLLLAAALLLAASPTPAAIAADCPLDLSWPNYGLIGSVCSDQNGHSKCCRYINAVLAVSSAMYANTTGTLGVPDEFSDACIANISDTLVSKGILPTAASFCGLGIKIQVSYQCVGMTTIVQMLQSPNFSDVTRSCATTLSDDITCKRCLNSGLSYLRHLVGEQDNVTLNTCRDAAFVAFVSQGNISTVDTAGCFFSVQGLSALQANISGPAPDGLLAPDISPSPLTVQVPVVPPKHHRSYKLVLFPAIGALVTGLAILLVIILILLIRRKYKELKKIEGNNPMDAWSFSGVKKSQEGNSTIFGRFSYREMKKATRNFSTVLGGGENSTVFRGQLADGSVVAIRRIDSSPKQSQQEFCKEMEFLGRLHHRHLVGLRGFCLTRFERFQVHEYMENGSLQDHLHSPSKHLLPWKNRIQIAIDVANALEYLHFYCDPPLYHGDVKPSNVFLDKNYLAKLVGGGLVHHCTSSRNTTPSSTPVNVKIQATPGYVDPEYAVTQEVTPKSDVYGYGVLLLELVTGKPVVQGERSLVEWSRELIGTDCRLHELVDPAVAGAFDLDELQVVADVIHWCTHRDGAARPSMKQVLRILHERLDPLSGRFARAVEGEEGYYYCAAGGRAKGKRTVGDAAVPFSGEAARSWLPSSSSTSRSHCSRSVLLECSSPEQQLSPPPAHVNAAFPA
- the LOC120682878 gene encoding probable receptor-like protein kinase At1g49730 isoform X3, coding for MYANTTGTLGVPDEFSDACIANISDTLVSKGILPTAASFCGLGIKIQVSYQCVGMTTIVQMLQSPNFSDVTRSCATTLSDDITCKRCLNSGLSYLRHLVGEQDNVTLNTCRDAAFVAFVSQGNISTVDTAGCFFSVQGLSALQANISGPAPDGLLAPDISPSPLTVQVPVVPPKHHRSYKLVLFPAIGALVTGLAILLVIILILLIRRKYKELKKIEGNNPMDAWSFSGVKKSQEGNSTIFGRFSYREMKKATRNFSTVLGGGENSTVFRGQLADGSVVAIRRIDSSPKQSQQEFCKEMEFLGRLHHRHLVGLRGFCLTRFERFQVHEYMENGSLQDHLHSPSKHLLPWKNRIQIAIDVANALEYLHFYCDPPLYHGDVKPSNVFLDKNYLAKVIGAKLCHSLQSLLRVNQLYAFQQLVGGGLVHHCTSSRNTTPSSTPVNVKIQATPGYVDPEYAVTQEVTPKSDVYGYGVLLLELVTGKPVVQGERSLVEWSRELIGTDCRLHELVDPAVAGAFDLDELQVVADVIHWCTHRDGAARPSMKQVLRILHERLDPLSGRFARAVEGEEGYYYCAAGGRAKGKRTVGDAAVPFSGEAARSWLPSSSSTSRSHCSRSVLLECSSPEQQLSPPPAHVNAAFPA
- the LOC120682878 gene encoding probable receptor-like protein kinase At1g49730 isoform X1, which produces MRRRLAPALLLLAAALLLAASPTPAAIAADCPLDLSWPNYGLIGSVCSDQNGHSKCCRYINAVLAVSSAMYANTTGTLGVPDEFSDACIANISDTLVSKGILPTAASFCGLGIKIQVSYQCVGMTTIVQMLQSPNFSDVTRSCATTLSDDITCKRCLNSGLSYLRHLVGEQDNVTLNTCRDAAFVAFVSQGNISTVDTAGCFFSVQGLSALQANISGPAPDGLLAPDISPSPLTVQVPVVPPKHHRSYKLVLFPAIGALVTGLAILLVIILILLIRRKYKELKKIEGNNPMDAWSFSGVKKSQEGNSTIFGRFSYREMKKATRNFSTVLGGGENSTVFRGQLADGSVVAIRRIDSSPKQSQQEFCKEMEFLGRLHHRHLVGLRGFCLTRFERFQVHEYMENGSLQDHLHSPSKHLLPWKNRIQIAIDVANALEYLHFYCDPPLYHGDVKPSNVFLDKNYLAKVIGAKLCHSLQSLLRVNQLYAFQQLVGGGLVHHCTSSRNTTPSSTPVNVKIQATPGYVDPEYAVTQEVTPKSDVYGYGVLLLELVTGKPVVQGERSLVEWSRELIGTDCRLHELVDPAVAGAFDLDELQVVADVIHWCTHRDGAARPSMKQVLRILHERLDPLSGRFARAVEGEEGYYYCAAGGRAKGKRTVGDAAVPFSGEAARSWLPSSSSTSRSHCSRSVLLECSSPEQQLSPPPAHVNAAFPA